A region of the Canis aureus isolate CA01 chromosome 5, VMU_Caureus_v.1.0, whole genome shotgun sequence genome:
GAGCGTTTTTGTTTTCGCCTGGTTTAGGGAATCTTGAAGAGAAAAGCACGCTCCATCAATGGATTTACAGCTTCTGAGGCTCGTGGATGTTTTTGacactcattcttttatttcctctaaaaAAATATGTCCCGATGCTTTTCTTTTCAACACTAAAGAATCCGCTGAATGTATTGAACCTGGAAGCCTGCTATCCCAGCAGAAGCAGAGGCCCACTGTAGGAACTGGTAACCCATTTTAACATTCAGATCTGAAAGTCTAGATGCATGGTATATTTCAAAGCAttagattttccatttttttaatagaacacCTCACAGAGGTAAAGAGTGTGCTTATTAAGGCCATATTGTAAGGCTCTGCAGACAATTTAGGGCAAGTCACCTCCTAAGTGAATCCAGAATTCGTAACTCAGCAAATGTAATACAGGTTGTAGCGGACCCAAGGTAAGTGCCCATTTGCACAGTTGAAAACGTGATCCCACATTTAGGATCTGGACCCAAGAGTTGTACCTGAGAGGCTAGCAAAAGACGACAAAGGGTACCTTGAGGACTAGGGTGCTCTAAGCCAGGTGAGCCAGGTTTCTTCAGTCATCCTTGGCCAGGAACTCCAAACACAGCCCACTACTGTCTGGGGTATTCAGAGGGtgagatggaaagagaaaggagagtgtTTCTGGGACCACTGTAAGAGCCTGGAGCTGCTAGGTTATATGCCAGCACTAGCCGCGAACCCTGGGGCAGCTATGGACAGTCCTTATCATTGAGTTCATGCAACTAGAAAGAAGCAAGGCTGAGGTTTAAACCCAGGTGGATTTTTTTCTGGGTTGCTTGTCTGACGGTAAAAGGCTCACGCCCTTCCCATAAAATACATTAATCTCTAATCAGTTGGTAAGGTTGAGTGTTTTCTCTGAGCAGTTAAGTCTCAagagtgggcttaaaatattcagtaaactgtGTTGGAAACATTCGCGTGCTCACCTAGGCTTTGTTGTTCACTTATGAACACAGgaagagtagatttagcataattcttaagggccttaGGATTTTTGAAATGTTCAGTGaccattggcttcaacttaaagtctcCAGCTTAACAGCTCATGAGAGAGCCTGTCTGTCCCCTGAAGCCAGGctttgacttctctctagctgtgaaagtcctagatggcatcttcttcccaTAGAAGGCTGTTTCATCCACACTGATAATGTTTGGTGTAGCCACCATTAATtttcttagctagatcttctggaccgcctgctgcttccccttgcACCTTTGTTTTGGAGGTGGCTCCTTTCCTAAACCTCACAATCCAACCTCTGCTGGCTTCCAGTTTTTCTTCTACAGCTTCCTCACCTTTCATGGAATggaagagagttagggccttaCCCTAGATCGGGCTTTGGCTTAAGGCagtgttgtggctggtttgatcttctctCCAGACCACctaaactttctccatatcagcagtAAGGCTGTTTCATCTTATgaatgtgttcactggagtagcacttttaatttccttcaggaactttctttgcattcacaacttggctgtttggtgcaagaggcctagctttcagcTGGTGTTAGCTTTCCACATGCCTTCCTTTCcgagcttaatcatttctagttttttttgttttttgtttttttttaaagattttagagtGAATCTATGTGAGTGGAGGAGGCTGCAGAAGGGTaggtgagaaggagagagaatctcaagcagacttggtgctgagcagggagcctgcagtggggctgatctcacaactctgaggtcgTGACCTTCACTGgtatcaagagtcggatgctgaactgactgagccacccaggcgcccctcatttctagtttttttttgtttttgtttttgttttttttttaatttttatttatttatgatagtcacacagagagagagagagagagaggcagagacacaggcagagggagaagcaggctccatgcaccgggagcctgacatgggattcgatcccgggtctccaggatcacaccctgggccaaaggcaggcgccaaaccgctgcgccacccagggatccctttttggtatttttttattggagttcgatttgccaacatatggtgtaacacccagtgctcatcccatcaggtgccccccctcagtgcccgtcacccagttaccccgacccctcgcccacctccccttccactgccccttgttcgtttcccagagtttcatttctagcttttgatttgaAGTGAGAGATTGTGGGGGGACTCTTCCTTTCGCTTGAACACATAGAGGCCATCATGGGGCTATTAACTGGTCTTAATTTCAATGTTGTGGGCTTAGGGAATGGGGAGGCCCGAAGAGAGGGAGACTGGGTAACAGCGGGTTGGTGAAATCAGAACACACACATTTGCTGATTCAGTTCACCATCTTATGTGGGTGTAGTTTGTGGCACCTGCAGACGGAGACCATCCGAGGTGATTGATCGATCACTGGAACAGATGTAATAGTTGggaatattgcaagaattaccaaagcATGACAGACACAAAGTGAAGCAAACACCATTGGAAAAATTGCAACACAGGATTGCCACAGGCCTTCaactcgtaaaaaaaaaaaaaaaaaaaaaaaggcaaaaaaccccaaaaaacaaattatcTGCAAAGTGTAAGACATCGAAGGCTCCCTGGCCTTCCTGAGCTGCCTCTCCCTTTTTGCTGCAAGATTCAGGGCCTCACACCCTGTTTTCCTCTTTGTAGGGTTGCAACCCTTCACACTACTCCATTGGGTTTTCCTTCTTTCGGACCAAATTTACAGTGAAGGCCACTGTTCACTAACCCCCAAGACAGGCATGCCAGGGACAGGTGATTACTACTGGGGAAGCAagtccccttcctttttttttttgcaagtccCCTTCCCAAGGCAGTATATAGAAAGCCCCACAAGCTCGGCTCTTATATTTTGTGAGAATTGAATCTTCCTGAGTTTCAGCTCTCCTTttgcctctacccctccctcccaccccacataTGATCAGGTCCCTGTTTACTAAGAGCCACCATTTGGCGAGCACTTTGTGCCAGGCCTCACACTAAGTGCTTTTGCTTACTTTAGCTCACTTTACAGTTTATTCAGTGGTGGATTATGAAAATTATCAACAGCCCGATTTGTAGGTGAAGaaacactggggggggggggggggcaaagtcCTGCAGAAGCTAATGAGTGGCCAAGTTTCAGATGCAGCAGCAGAGAGCTCTCGGCCCCGTACTTTCCTGCCCCACGGTGGAGGCACTGGGCCAGCTTCGTAGACGGCCATCAGCACGTAAATGAGGAAGTTCTCCCTTGGCGGAGGAGAGCAAGTCACCCCACTTGGGGTCTGTAGGAGTGCTCCGGCAAGATTTGTGGATGGACTGGTGGGTTAGGTGGTTTTCTAGGGGAATGTAATAAGACGTGTAATGTGATAAAAGACAAGTGCTATTATGAAGAGGAATGGGATCTTGCCTTTGAAGTAGGGGGCGTGATAATAAGGGTGGGTCAGTATTAACCCAGCATTGCcatttaggacttttttttttaagcctagtGCCTGGAAGATGCCACTGTATCTTAGGTAATGGACACTGAGAAAACATAGCTGTAGTGTGTGCATTCAGGTAGGTCAGTCTCGGGCTAGTTTGTGTGCTTTTGTCTGCATTTGACCCAGACAAGAACCCTCCTCACATAGTAGGGGGCCCAACCGGAAGCTGGGCACCAGGCCCCACGTGACCTTGGGCTCACTATATTCAAGGCTTTGGTGCTCAGCCCCGCCGTTCTTGTAGGCTCCAAGCTCAGGCAGGTGGCTGGAGGGCTAAGCAATTCTGTGATCATGTCTAGGCAGTATCCAGGCGAAGCAGGGAGATGGTCTTCTCCTGGAAGTCCTTGGGACAGAGGGGAGTTTTGAAGCTGTGAAACCACTCAGACgctctccttcctttcttgggAACTACAGTTGGGTCAGGTGTCCTGACAGGAGTGAGGATTACTGTGATTAACTTAGAGCACTCCTCTGGGCGTGGAACGGATGCTTCTGGGAACCGACCTATGTGGCCATTAGTCTGTTCTCCAGTGTGGCAGGTAGCAGGCAAACAGGTGATGACCACGGTCTGGTGGGAACACACAAGCAGGCGGGTGGGCCATGGGAGCACAGACAAGATGCTGACCCAGataggggcagaggtggggcaaGTCCTCCTGGAGAGAGCCATCTTTGGATTGCAGTGTGGAAAGATACAACTAGAATTTATGTAGGGTGAGTGAGAAGAGGTAGGAATGGGGTGAGGAGtttgagggggagagggggcttTATTCACAGGGAGAAGTACTGTCTCGGCCAGTggctctcaaagtgtggtccccagaccatcAGCATCACATGGGAACCTATTAGGGAATTCACATTCTCAGGACcaagacctgttgactctggatgCTGGGGTAGGGCTCAGCCATCTGTTCTTAGGCCCTCCCCCCGCTGTTGCTGCCCCGGCGTGAGTGCCACTGGTTAAAGGTATGGGGAGGCCAGAGCGCCACTTTTATGTACCTCATTTCTAGAGCTGAAGAGTGATGGGAAGCGGTGAGctagtgtgtgagagagaatttTACTTCCTATTGGGATCAGAGTAGTGCCTTTACTAATCACAAATTTGTTGAATGGGTCCTTTGAGGTTGATTGCAAAAAGTTATAGTCAATTtgagatgaaggaaaagaaagccaTTTACCAAACTCATGAGAGCTCTAAGTACTAAGAGAAAATCTATAGCTGTAAATGTCCGTATGAAGAAATAGCTCAAATGAACATCTTGCTTCAGATACcgcaaaaagaaaactaaagccagagaaagcagaagggaagaaataatataGACAGGAAAtccatgaaatagagaatagaaaaacaacataggaaaaaaaaaaaatcaacaaaaccaaaagttggttctttggaaaggtcaacaaaattgacaaacctttaggcTAAACTAATCAAGGAAGAAGATGCAAATTatgaaaaatcaagaatgaaagagggtcgtgactctggtccttataGAAAGGAGGACCACAAAGGGACGCTTTGAACAGTGGGGTCTCAGCCTGCCGGGGCTGCGGTGACAAGACGGCGCACACTGGGCAGCCTGTACCACGCACACTAgctttctcacagctctggaggctggaaaagtccaagatcagggggTCAGCAGGGTTGCTTTCTCCTGAGGCTTCTCCTCCCCTTAGCttacagatggccaccttctcactgtgacCTCACGTGGGCTTGCCTCTGGTCACACACACTCCAGGTGTGTGTCCtgatcttttaaagattttacacaCGAGTGGGGTGAGGtgcagagggagcagactccccgctgagcagggagcctgacatgggactcgatcccaggtccctgagatcatgacctgagccctaagcagacgcttcacccactgagccacccagggacccctgtgtTTTAATCTCTTATAAAGACCCCAGTTAGATGGGATTAGAGCCTACACCAATGGCCTTACCTAAATTACTTATGAAGAGGCACAGTCCccaaatacagccacattctgaggttctagaGTTAGGGCTTCTGTTAGGAGTTTTGGGGGCACAGCTCAGTCCATAATAAGTTTTAGGCCAACGGATTAGATGATGTACATAAAGCGAACAAATTCCTATATACATACAAACCACCAATTGACTCAAAAAATAGGAACTCTGAGTAGACCTATAACAAAGAGATGGAATTAGTAATTAAAGTGTATAGCAGCAAAGGGAAGCCCAGACCCAGAGGTCTTCACAGGTGAATTTGAGCCATCATTTAAAGATCAGATATCTGGgcggcccagtggttgagcatctgcatttggctcagggcgtgatcccagagtcctgggatcgagttctgcatcgggctccccgcagggagcctgctgctccctctgcccatgtctctccctttctctctgtgtctctcaggaataaataaaaataaataaaatccttaaaaaaaataaagattccatACCAATTCTTTGTAAACCCTTCCAaagattaaaagaataatttcccAGCTCCTTCTAGGAAGCAGGTAGTATCTTGATgctaaaaccagacaaaaacatgAAGCATAAGACAAATAACTTAGGAATATAGACACAAAAGTCCTCAAAACACTAGCAAACTAAACATACCATGACCAAGAGGGTTTATCCTGGAAATGCATGGTTGGTTTAACACCTGGAAGTCCGTTAACGTAATATATTTCCACAGAATTAAGGAAAGCTGGCGCGATCATTGCAATGGACACAGAAGTGTCTAACAAAAACCCAGCACCaccttgtgatttaaaaaaaaaaaaaaaaaaaaaacctcagctagaaagggaggtgagcttcccccctgcccccccgacAAAGGCCACCTGTGGGAGACTCACAGCTGGAAGCATCGCTGAGGTTATGGTAGCCGAAACCGAGAGCCAGACGCCCAGCCaacggagccatccaggctcccatCACCCCGGGGTTTTGAGGAGTGTCTGGACCAACTCCGTGAGCATATGTGGTGCCCCAGGCTTCAGAAAGGGTCCCCGGAAACCTATGACGTTCCCTTGGCCCGGAGGGCAGCGGCGTGGCCCCAGCACTGGGTCTGCCTTCTTTTCCAGGTTTCTGGGTGGAGCGCACCCCAGTGCACGAGGCCGCCCAGCGCGGCGAGGCCCTGCAGCTGCAGCGGCTGATCGAGAGCGGCGCCTGTGTCAACCAGGTCACCGTGGACTCCATCACGCCCCTGCACGCAGCCAGTCTGCAGGGCCAGGCGCAGTGTGTGCAGCTGCTGCTGGCTGCCGGGGCCCAGGTGGGTGCCATCTCGGGGTCCCCTGCACAGCGAGGACCAGCGTGGTTATGGCTCGGCTCCTGAGGGGCACTGGTGGCAGTTCTGgcgagggagggaaggaggggctgagggggtgCCGTGTGAATCGGGCAGGCCGTGGGGGGTGCTGCTTGCATCCAGCAGCTAAGTGGGATGCTGGGAAACCAGCGCTCGGCCAGGGAGGGTGGGGGCGGTCACACAGAGCACAAGACTCTGGTGCCTTTTCTTTGGTGTAAGTGTGCCCACCAGGGTGGACGTGGGGGCCCCAAGCAGTTCTGGCCGTGGGGAGCTGGCCTGACACCCGCAGCCCAAGGGCTCAGCTGGAACCAGTGTCCACCCAGGGCTGCACTGTCCACACTGCACCACCTACCCTCAAAGGCTTGCCCGGGACAGTGGCCCGGAGGAGCTGGAACACGCTTTCCTGCAGTCTGGGTGTATCTGGGGGCCAGGGCAGGTGGCAAGAGTGAAGCCGAGTTGACCCCGTCCCGAGAGAAGAGCTCCGCCCAGCCCCCTCCCGCAGCTTTCGGGCTAGCGGGCACtcccagccctggcccagccTGGCACCCCGGCACCTACTCTCAAACTGGTGCTTCTAAGAGCCTTTGCAAAGATGAATGTGGATCGGGGGAGAAAGCGCGTGGCGTGGGCTCCCCCTCCGTCCTGACGCTCGttccttcctccccaccaggTGGATGCCCGCAACATCGACGGCAGCACACCCTTGTGTGATGCCTGCGCCTCTGGCAGCATCGAGTGTGTGAAGCTGTTGCTCTCCTACGGGGCCAAGGTCAACCCACCCCTGTACACGGCATCCCCGCTGCACGAGGCCTGCATGAGCGGTGAGTCCGTGCAAGCAAGCAGTGTAGACGGGAAGCCATGGGCCGGCTAAGGAGCGCTCCCTGTCTGCTTCTGGCTCTTGCTCACCTGCCGTGTGGTCCTCAGCTTTTCCTTCTGAAGATGCTTTTCACCCAGGAGTAGGGTGCCATGGTTTCTAGGATAGGATCTGTTTCTCAGCTGCGTCCTCCAGAGCCCTCAGTTACTAAGTCCCTCTACCCTGCCGCGGTTCCCTCAGCCTTCACGGTCTTGTGCCCTGTGGGCCCCTGTTCTAGTTGGGAGAGGGGACCCAACATGTGCCCGAGGACAGGTGCTCTCGGGAGGAAGCGCTCATCCAGGAGGCTTGGAACAGGTGGGATTTCAACTGCCCCGCAAGAATGGGTAGGTTTCAGATGGTGGGAGGGTAAGAGGAAGGTCCTGCATGCACAGAGAAAGTGACCTGTCCAGGCTTGCTGGACCAGAAGTTCCCAGTGGAGGGGCAGCAGGTAAGGCCAGAAATTTAGGGCAAGACCGGCAGGTGGGAAATCTTTGAATGAGGGACTAAGGAGCTTGGATTCTACTCCTTAGAGCAAAGGTTGCAAGCTTGTGGTCAGTATTTTGATTGGCAGTCACCGTGCTGGTCCTGGTTGTGGGGGTGTGGGTGCATATGCTCTTCCACGGCTCCCCTCGGGGCCTCTGCTCTCTGCTGCCTCCCACCCCACTTCCCAGGGAGGTCATCTTCTGTTACCCGGATCTAGTGCGGAGACCACGCCACCTCCATCCAGGTCAAATGCACATCGTACGATTCCAAGGACGCTTTATGAAATCCAGGACCCTATGTATGATCGTGTGGCTGATCCACACACTCCTCAGAATCCTTGGGTGGGTGATCCCCATGGCCTGAGGGTGGAGGCCACGGTCTTTGGGATGGCACGTAAGGGGCAGTGACCTGGGCCTTGCTCCGGGGAGCTCTCCTCGCCCtctcccacccctggccccacAGAGACCCGCCTCCAGTCCCACCTGTAGCTGCTCAGTGCTCCTGCCCTTTCTCACCTGCGTCTCTGCATCGGTTCTTCTCTGCCTGAAATCCCACCTGTGCAGATGGAGGACTAGGACCGGAGTGATCTGCTGAGATGTTACACGCTCCACCCTGCTAATATACAGTCCTCTGGTGCTCTCTCTGGGCTGCTAAGTGTCTGGAATTTCCTCTGGTCATTAGTTTGTCCTTCCTTGTGGAGGGCGGTAGGGACACCTTTGGAAATATATGTCCTGCTCTTAGGCCAATAGCCGcgagggtggaggggtggggcgAGGGGAGAGCTTTTCTTGTATCTGCTTAATTGCCGTAAGCTCAAAATAACCCTTAAGCTAAAGTAGCCTATTTGGGGGGTGGCGTAGTCTGCTCCTCTTGGATAGAGGGGTGCAAGGGGTGGTATGATGTGGAGAGGGGCTGGGGCCATTGCAGTGATGCTAAGTGGGATGGATTCATTTAGAAAGCTTTGGGCAAAGGATGGGCAGGATTCAGCATGAAGGAGAGGAGAGCACGGGGTCAAAACGGACTCAGGAGTGACGCCACCAATGGAGACGGGTTTGCTAGGAACAGGTGTCCccggggaggggaaggagggccaTGGTCGAGACATTCCCAAGGGCACAGCCTGCGGAGGGCTGTAGGCAGGGGGTGGATTTCAGGGCTAGAGGTGGAAGCTTGGCAGCTTCCAATGACGAAGCACGATTAAGTGAGGAGGGAGGATGTAGCCCGGGACAGAATGAAGCTCCACTCAAACCGCGTTCAAGATGCCGGGGACAAGGGCAGGGGTCTAGGATAAGCTTAGGGAAGTTCATCCAGGAGCCTTGGACTCGGGCTGCCAGCAGCCTTACAAGATCCCCTCCAGGCTTGGCATTCCTGACACAGCTTAGGAGACAACCCCGAGCGGGAGCAccttccttcctgccccagagccggaggagcagcagggagcaGAGTCCGGCTCTTAAAGGTGGTGTCCCCAAACCTTTATGCTCTCCGCCAAGAGGGGCGGCTGTgccactccccgccccccacctccaggcAGGCTTGAACCCTGCAGGCTCAGAAGCGACAACCTTCTCTGGCTCCCTAGAGCCACATGGGATCATCAACCGCCTTTAGTTGGGACGCAGCTCCGGCTCCCCTTTGGGCCTGGGGCTTACTGTTCAGCTGCCACTCCTCTCAGGTCTTGTTCAGATGCACATGTTCATTCATGGTTCCCATCCTTTTCCGCTTGTTTTAAGGAAGTTCTGAATGTGTGAGGCTTCTGATTGACGTTGGGGCCAACCTGGAAGCACATGACTGCCACTTTGGGACCCCTCTTCATGTCGCCTGCGCCCGGGAGCACCTGGACTGCGTCAAAGTGCTGCTGAACGCAGGTGCGTTGGCATTTGCTGCTGTGCTGCTCAGGGCAGGTGCGTCGTGTTTATACCCGTGCTGCCGAGCGCAGGCGTGTTGCGTTTATGCCCGAGCTGTTCAGGGCAGGTGTATTTATACCCGCTCTCCTCAATGCAGGTGTGTCCTGTTTCTACCTGCGCTTCTCAGTGCAGGTATATTGGTGTCCCTACCTGCCTGGCTCAATGCAGGTGTTTTGTTTACCTGCACTGTGTGCTGGCCATGAGCTGGGCGGTGGAATTGGACAGACCAGGTTCGAAGCTGGCTCTCCCACCTGCCAGCTGAGACCTCGGGCCTCCTTTCTATATCTACAAAAGTGGGGAAAATAAATCCTGTTTTGCAGGGTTGTTGGAAGGATTCATGATCACATTTTCGCAGGACCTGATGCTCAGTGAACACTAATCATTATTTTCAGTGGCCACGAGGACCATGCACAGCACCTGCGTAATTTCATTGGCATCCGAATCAGGAAGAGGTGGGGGTCCTTGGGAAAGGAGCCAGCAGCATTTGGAATCCAGGTGCTTGTCAGGTGTTCTGAAAAGGCTCAGGATAGGGAGGGTCCtaaggcagaaaacaaaacaaaacaaaacataaaagcaaaataaaaaacaacccaGTCCAGTGCAGGTTGGCTTCAGGACCTGTCTAccacagaagttttaaaatggaGCCAAAGTGGGTGTTGGCAAGGAGCTTTCAACccaatgtaaatattttgttgGAAAATCTTAGCTCAGCCATTCTGGGTGCAGCtcaggataaaaaataaaactggccgAGAATAGAAGGATGACGAGCTCGCTCCTGACCACGCTCGTTTGAGCGTCAGTTATATGTACTCTTATATTCGGAAGCCTCGTTCGCTTTCATAAGCCACTTTGATGTCTTTTCTGTGAAAGAGATTCCTTTTGTGTCCGGTTAGTCACTGGGGTAGTTTTATTTTGGGCACAGCGATAAAACGTCTAGATGAGGAGCCATCGAAGGCCTTCCAGCCGGTCAGCGTTCCTGTCAGCCGGGGGTTATCTAGCTGCCCGACTGCTGAGCTTCTGAAATGGCAGTTTTCCAGCCACCAACTGTCCCCACAGTGCTGCTGTCCATATGCTCCGACACcttgtgcccttttttttttttaagttctctggTTGAAGCTGTTAGGGGAAAGGACCGAATCAGGGGCTTGCTTGAACCCCAACATCCTTTCTGCTTCGATTAGGATTTGTGGCACCCCACTGCAGGGCCGAGGGGACTTCTTGGTTCGGTGACTGGAAGGattggaaggaggcaggtgtcaGGGTCCGTTTGCCCTGAGGGTTCAAGAGCATCGTCAAGCCATCACTGTCCCTGGGGTTTGTAGGTCTGGTGTCCACAGCGCTCGCTTGATCCTATGCCTGGTGCCCCTAACCTGCTTCAAGTGGCTGCATCAGGGTGGGGCTCACATCCAAACTCTTCTTTCCGAGGTTTTGGGTGTCTTCTCCGAAGAGGGGGAAACCACTTGTCCAGCTGTGTCCAGTACACTGAAGGGCCCCAGactgggtcctggggtcaaacCTAATCCAGTCCCTTTGTCCAGGCTCGGCCACATCCGATTGGCTAGGTCCAGTTACTTGAACCAATTactggggagttggggggggcAGGGATTGTCCAACCAGGGCCCCTTCCCGGGGCTGGAGGCCAAGccaccccttccccccagcccttccccatTGCCCCATTGCAAGCTCTGGGCTCAGGGGGGCAGGCTGGTCAGAGTGTGGGGGCCTTTCATACACCTGGGGGCTAGAATGAGGGATGACTCAAGTCCCCAGGGGAgggcccctgcccctctctgcacCCTGCATCAGTGGTGACCCCACCACCAGGCCTCGGACAGCGCCTCCTTCCTAGATGACAGGGACTCTTGTCAAAGGAAACGTCTTGCACATACTGAAGAGTAGAGAGGAGGGCAGTGCCTGGGCTCAACGTGTGATTCTTCAGAGCTGGGGGTACGCCGCAGACCCTGTGGGAAACCCGGGGAGCCCTGGAAAGCAGCCCCCCCAGCATGGGGCCCAGCTGGTGGCCCCCCTGGGTGGGCTTGGGGTGTCCCAGGccccgtggggggcgggggaggggctggAGCAAGAAAGGTGGGGGGCAATCCCCCAAGATCAGTGACTGTAGCAGTCGGAGGGTGTACAGTGCTGACTCTCAGCCTGGGTTCCCcaggtggtggggatggggtggggtggcggggatggggtggggggatcgtgcagtgggtggggagggggtgggggtagggtggggtctGGCAAGGAGGCGGTGGGGGGCAGAGTGTGGGCAGGGGGTCCTGCAGTcgagcaggagggcaggagggcagggttcgggcagtggggggaggagtggtgggggTCTTCCCACGGGGTGGCCCTTGTCGGCACATTGCGTCCACTTGGATCCTGTGATGCTTTGAAATCCAACTTTGACCCGTTTTTCTCTGAAGCATGAGGTTGAGAATTTTTAATGCCCAGATGCCTTCCTTCAGTTGTTTTGCtggcttcctctctccccctcccccgccctgctCTCTtcactccccctccctcctctcccctccctctctccttccccctccctctctcatccCTCTTTCTGCGCCCCTGCCCCAGGTCAAGGCACATTATCATCCTCAGcccccaccttctcccctcttcctctgtccccgtcccccccagctccctgttttatttatttatttttaaagattttatttatctattcattcatgagagacacacagagagaggcagagacccaggcagagggagaagcaggctccctgcagggagccccaggtaggacttgatcccaggactccagggtcgcgccctgagctgaaggcagacgctcaatcgctgagccgcccaggtgtcccccgccccggctccctGTTTTAATGTGCATGTGTGCCCTTCATCTGTCTGCATTTTCTAAGATTCACCTGCCAGGTCAGGGCCTGTACTTTTAATTGACAGCCACGGTGTCACGTCACAGACTTTGCCCTGGTTGCTGGTTTTCCGCCCTGCCCTGTATTTTCAGGTCCCCCCCATGTACCCCTGTACCCCGTGTACTCAGGTCTGTGGCTCCCCCAGCTGCAGAGCTGCTAGGGCCCCTCCTGGTCTCCGTCTGGGTCACACCCAGTTCAGAGGAGCCAAGAGCATGTTTGGTACCCTGGGATGCCCCCTCCTGGGAAGAGTCACCTGCCTGTGTCCCCAGAAGCCCTAGTGAAGGGGGTGGAAGGGAGGTGTGAGCCTGAGAGCTGTTCCTACCCAGAGGTTTCCCCTTGAGGTGCCCACTTCTCTCTTGCTAAATAG
Encoded here:
- the ASB13 gene encoding ankyrin repeat and SOCS box protein 13 isoform X1; protein product: MEPRTADGCFLGDVGFWVERTPVHEAAQRGEALQLQRLIESGACVNQVTVDSITPLHAASLQGQAQCVQLLLAAGAQVDARNIDGSTPLCDACASGSIECVKLLLSYGAKVNPPLYTASPLHEACMSGSSECVRLLIDVGANLEAHDCHFGTPLHVACAREHLDCVKVLLNAGALAFAAVLLRAGANVNAAKLHETALHHAAKVKNVDLIEMLVEFGGNIYARDNRGKKPSDYTWSSSAPAKCLEFYEKTPLSLSQLCRVSLRKATGVRGLEKISKLNIPPRLIDYLSYN
- the ASB13 gene encoding ankyrin repeat and SOCS box protein 13 isoform X2, with translation MEPRTADGCFLGDVGFWVERTPVHEAAQRGEALQLQRLIESGACVNQVTVDSITPLHAASLQGQAQCVQLLLAAGAQVDARNIDGSTPLCDACASGSIECVKLLLSYGAKVNPPLYTASPLHEACMSGSSECVRLLIDVGANLEAHDCHFGTPLHVACAREHLDCVKVLLNAGANVNAAKLHETALHHAAKVKNVDLIEMLVEFGGNIYARDNRGKKPSDYTWSSSAPAKCLEFYEKTPLSLSQLCRVSLRKATGVRGLEKISKLNIPPRLIDYLSYN